A segment of the Chromatiales bacterium 21-64-14 genome:
GGCCGGAGCCACCGTCGCCGGGCGTTATGCCGAGCGCACGCTGTTCGATGGCGTCGGGCGCAGTCGATAAGCGGCGGGCATTTTCTTGGAACGGACGACAGCTCGCATTTCATGGCCGAAAAACGAATCGCATAGCTGGGCAGGGAGACGCCGAATCCCAAAATACTTCTGCACAATTCCTACACAGGCAAAAATCTCTGAAAATTACTTATATATTGCAATTACTTATATAAGTCCAAAAGAATGGAGCGGGTGAAGGGAATCGAACCCTCGCCATCAGCTTGGGAAGCTGAGGTTCTACCATTGAACTACACCCGCAGGTTAATTGCCCCTATTAGATAGCGCTTGGCGCCGTTCCTGTCAAAGGGGAACGCGCGCCCCGGGCGGGCGCATATCATAGCAGGGGGTCGGCCACGGCGGTGAGCCCTCCCACCCGATTCTGCTTAAAATAACCAGGGCGGCACGCCGGCCCCGGGGCTCCGCACGAAATCCCGGAATACGCGGAACGATCCAACAAAATCCGGTTGGCCCACAATCGACAGCGGCTAATTTCCCACGGACACCGATAGGGTGGCGGGGCAAGACACCTGGCGCCGCCGCGCCGGGCGGCCCGGGCCAGCTGCCGGCCCCGGTAACACGTTTTGGTATACAATGCGGAAAACACACGGATATTCCACTCAACCGGCATGCCCGAATGGTGATGGAGATAGTCCTGAACGGCGAGCCTCGGCAGGTGGCGGACGGGATCAGCGCCGCCCAGTTGCTGGATGAACTCGCGCTCGCTGGGCAACGGATCGCGCTGGAGGTCAATCGCGCGATCGTCCCGCGCAGCGCCTTCGGCGCCTGCCGCCTCCAGCCCGGTGACCAGGTGGAGATCGTGCGCGCCATCGGCGGAGGCTGACGCCCGCCGGCCCCGAGTCCGGCCTTCCCTGATCAAGAGGATCACCGTTCGTCATGTCCACCGTCATCGATACCCAGTCCCAGCGCCACTCAGACCCGCTTCGGGTCGCGGGGGTCGAATATCATTCGCGTCTCCTGGTGGGTACCGGCAAGTACCGCGACCTGGAGCAAACCCGACGTGCGGTAGAGGCCAGCGGCGCGCAGATCGTCACCGTGGCGATCCGCCGCACCAACCTGGGCCAGAACCCCGGCGAACCGAATCTGCTGGACGTGCTGCCTCCGGGGCGCTTCACCCTGCTGCCGAATACCGCAGGCTGCTACAACGCCGCGGACGCGGTACGCACCTGCCGATTGGCCCGGGAACTGCTGGACGGCCATGACTTGGTAAAACTGGAGGTATTAGGGGACGAGAAGACCCTGTTCCCGGACGTCGTGGAAACCCTCAAGGCCGCCGCGGAACTCATTCGCGACGGTTTCAAGGTGATGGTCTATACCAACGACGACCCGGTGCTGGCACGGCGCTTCGAAGA
Coding sequences within it:
- a CDS encoding thiamine biosynthesis protein ThiS, which produces MEIVLNGEPRQVADGISAAQLLDELALAGQRIALEVNRAIVPRSAFGACRLQPGDQVEIVRAIGGG
- a CDS encoding thiazole synthase; the encoded protein is MSTVIDTQSQRHSDPLRVAGVEYHSRLLVGTGKYRDLEQTRRAVEASGAQIVTVAIRRTNLGQNPGEPNLLDVLPPGRFTLLPNTAGCYNAADAVRTCRLARELLDGHDLVKLEVLGDEKTLFPDVVETLKAAAELIRDGFKVMVYTNDDPVLARRFEELGCVAVMPLAAPIGSGLGIRNPYNILTIVENAGVPVLVDAGVGTASDAAVAMELGCDGVLMNTAIAGARDPVLMASAMGKAVEAGREAFLAGRIPRKRFASASSPIDGTFF